In Streptomyces sp. P3, one DNA window encodes the following:
- a CDS encoding HAMP domain-containing sensor histidine kinase — protein MTQPQGGLRGWSAARRGKVSRLRLTSLRLRLVVVFGAVALTAAVSASGIAYWLNREAVLTRTQGSVLRDFEQEMQNRAGSLPEHPSQDELQHTAGQMANSSQRFNVLLVGADDSGKTVYGNSNGLNGFSLEDVPESLRTAVNKQQDVIGGNKSPYHLYWQRVVDHGTPYLVAGTRVNGGGPTGYMRKSLAPEAKDLNSLAWSLGIATALALVGAALLAQAAATTVLKPVHRLGVAARRLGEGRLDTRLRVSGTDELADLSRTFNRTAEALEKRVDDMAARDEASRRFVADMSHELRTPLTAITTVAEVLEEELDAESGSIDPMIEPAVRLVVSETRRLNNLVENLMEVTRFDAGTARLVLDDVDVADQITACIDARAWLDAVDLAAERGIHARLDPRRLDVILANLIGNALKHGGSPVRVSVSAQDDSVVIAVRDHGPGIPEDVLPHVFDRFYKASASRPRSEGSGLGLSIALENAHIHGGEITAANSPEGGAVFTLRLPRGVSEPADRDGADDGEQGATTVLDEGNAS, from the coding sequence GTGACACAGCCGCAGGGGGGGCTCCGCGGCTGGTCCGCGGCGCGCAGGGGAAAAGTGTCACGGCTGCGTCTCACCAGCCTGCGCCTGCGGCTGGTGGTGGTCTTCGGCGCGGTGGCGCTGACGGCCGCCGTGTCCGCGTCCGGCATCGCGTACTGGCTGAACCGCGAGGCCGTGCTGACCCGCACCCAGGGTTCGGTGCTGCGGGACTTCGAGCAGGAGATGCAGAACCGGGCGGGTTCGCTGCCGGAGCATCCCTCGCAGGACGAGCTCCAGCACACCGCGGGGCAGATGGCCAACAGCAGCCAGCGGTTCAACGTGCTGCTGGTGGGCGCGGACGACAGCGGCAAGACCGTGTACGGCAACTCCAACGGGCTCAACGGGTTCTCGCTGGAGGACGTCCCCGAGTCACTGCGCACGGCGGTGAACAAGCAGCAGGACGTCATCGGCGGCAACAAGTCGCCGTACCACCTGTACTGGCAGCGGGTCGTGGACCACGGGACGCCGTACCTGGTGGCCGGGACCCGGGTGAACGGGGGCGGGCCGACCGGCTACATGCGCAAGTCGCTGGCGCCGGAGGCCAAGGACCTCAACTCGCTGGCCTGGTCGCTGGGGATCGCCACCGCCCTCGCGCTGGTCGGGGCCGCGCTGCTCGCGCAGGCCGCCGCCACGACCGTCCTGAAGCCGGTGCACCGGCTGGGCGTCGCGGCGCGCCGGCTCGGCGAGGGACGGCTCGACACCCGGCTGCGGGTCTCCGGGACGGACGAACTCGCCGATCTGTCGCGGACGTTCAACCGGACCGCCGAGGCGCTGGAGAAGCGGGTCGACGACATGGCCGCCCGTGACGAGGCGTCGCGCCGGTTCGTCGCCGACATGTCGCACGAACTGCGGACCCCGCTGACCGCCATCACCACCGTCGCGGAGGTGCTGGAGGAGGAGCTGGACGCCGAGTCGGGCAGCATCGACCCGATGATCGAGCCCGCGGTGCGGCTGGTGGTCAGCGAGACACGACGGCTGAACAACCTGGTGGAGAACCTGATGGAGGTCACCCGCTTCGACGCGGGGACCGCGCGGCTGGTCCTGGACGACGTCGACGTCGCCGACCAGATCACCGCGTGCATCGACGCGCGGGCCTGGCTGGACGCCGTCGACCTGGCCGCGGAGCGCGGCATCCACGCCCGGCTCGACCCGCGGCGGCTTGACGTCATCCTCGCCAACCTCATCGGCAACGCGCTCAAGCACGGCGGTTCGCCGGTGCGGGTGTCGGTGTCGGCGCAGGACGACTCGGTGGTCATCGCCGTGCGCGACCACGGGCCGGGCATCCCGGAGGACGTGCTGCCGCACGTCTTCGACCGGTTCTACAAGGCGAGCGCCTCCCGGCCGCGTTCCGAGGGCAGCGGGCTGGGCCTGTCCATCGCGCTGGAGAACGCCCACATCCACGGTGGTGAGATCACCGCCGCCAACTCCCCGGAGGGCGGCGCGGTGTTCACGCTGCGACTGCCGCGGGGCGTCTCAGAGCCGGCGGACCGGGACGGCGCGGACGACGGCGAGCAGGGCGCGACGACCGTGCTGGACGAGGGGAACGCATCGTGA